A genomic window from Deltaproteobacteria bacterium includes:
- a CDS encoding class I SAM-dependent methyltransferase, producing MRFPRNFNSTRPEGINMDTRKKWDRTARFYDIFTAPMDAMGLVKWRKMLFSEIPEGFILEIGVGTGKNIEFYPERNRKYFCIDISRKMLDRAELKARKHGKKVDLVRMDAENMQLPAGKFNCIVASCVFCSVPDPVKGLEEVRRVLKYDGVVLFLEHMRPKNRMLGRVFDALNPITSGLFGFNINRKTVENIKAAGFEILEERNLLLDIFRLIRARPAR from the coding sequence TTGAGGTTCCCAAGGAACTTCAATAGTACTCGCCCAGAGGGAATCAATATGGATACAAGGAAGAAATGGGATAGGACGGCACGCTTCTATGACATTTTTACTGCACCTATGGATGCCATGGGTCTTGTGAAGTGGAGAAAGATGCTCTTTTCCGAAATCCCGGAAGGCTTTATTCTTGAAATAGGTGTTGGCACAGGTAAGAACATAGAGTTTTATCCTGAGCGTAACAGAAAGTATTTCTGTATTGATATAAGCCGGAAGATGCTTGACCGGGCAGAATTAAAGGCGAGAAAGCACGGCAAAAAGGTAGACCTTGTACGGATGGATGCCGAAAACATGCAACTCCCTGCGGGAAAATTTAACTGTATAGTAGCTTCCTGTGTTTTCTGTTCCGTGCCTGACCCGGTAAAGGGATTGGAGGAAGTGAGAAGGGTTCTTAAATATGATGGTGTTGTATTGTTTCTGGAACATATGCGCCCCAAAAACAGAATGCTCGGAAGAGTTTTTGATGCGCTGAATCCAATAACATCAGGATTGTTTGGGTTTAATATCAACAGAAAAACAGTTGAGAACATAAAAGCAGCTGGTTTTGAAATACTTGAGGAACGTAACCTCCTGCTCGATATATTCAGACTCATTAGAGCAAGGCCTGCGAGATGA
- a CDS encoding HAMP domain-containing protein, which yields MLDENIKKRLIKKAKVGRRLNFTIAIVVIVTMAIFEYLSLIVMHKFGGNFSNYIEFHLMHAVITIAVLLIATYVIISKYVVKPVYQLLIAIEEMKTGKLVTALEVKSNDEFELLAEEFNEMGFQLRDLMQHKIRAGKYSAATLLATRMANSLFEPCSLLRTNVKLLKDITKGNSQLETLSDMILKDVLKIEEQLKEISSIEVPKELQ from the coding sequence ATGTTAGACGAAAACATAAAAAAAAGATTGATCAAAAAGGCAAAGGTCGGGAGAAGATTGAATTTTACTATCGCAATCGTGGTAATAGTAACAATGGCGATTTTTGAATATCTCAGCTTGATTGTCATGCATAAATTTGGCGGTAATTTTTCAAATTATATAGAGTTTCACCTGATGCATGCTGTTATAACAATTGCTGTTCTGCTTATCGCTACCTACGTTATCATATCAAAATATGTGGTCAAACCGGTTTATCAGTTGTTAATTGCAATCGAAGAAATGAAGACTGGCAAGCTTGTTACCGCTCTTGAAGTTAAAAGCAATGATGAGTTTGAATTGCTTGCGGAAGAATTCAATGAAATGGGATTTCAGTTGCGAGATCTCATGCAGCACAAGATACGGGCCGGGAAATATAGTGCTGCTACTTTACTCGCGACAAGAATGGCAAATAGTCTATTTGAACCATGTTCCCTGTTGCGTACGAATGTAAAACTATTGAAAGATATCACCAAAGGGAACTCTCAGCTTGAGACTCTTTCTGACATGATACTCAAAGACGTGTTAAAAATCGAAGAACAATTAAAAGAAATAAGTAGCATTGAGGTTCCCAAGGAACTTCAATAG
- a CDS encoding Arc family DNA-binding protein, with protein sequence MSGIVATNIRLPEEVLKTLKYRSIEEKKSMNRLILEAVEKYLGTNKLSKNYKIDPFERVIGSASSGINDGSVKHNEYLYGKKR encoded by the coding sequence ATGTCCGGGATTGTTGCTACAAACATAAGACTTCCGGAGGAAGTCCTAAAAACCCTAAAATATAGATCGATAGAAGAAAAAAAGAGTATGAATCGGTTAATTCTTGAGGCCGTAGAAAAATACCTTGGTACCAACAAACTATCCAAAAATTACAAGATAGATCCTTTTGAACGCGTGATTGGATCTGCAAGCTCCGGCATCAATGACGGCTCGGTAAAGCATAATGAATATCTCTATGGTAAAAAAAGATGA
- a CDS encoding PIN domain-containing protein gives MKIFIDTGAFIALTDTDDANHQSAKDFYKDAVKNGIRFVTTNFVVCETLNYLRARISHKIAVAFRENLKKSSHFDTVTILPPVENESFAIFKSYSDKDFSFTDCTSFAVMNSLKLTKAFAFDRHFEQFGKFERLPKI, from the coding sequence ATGAAAATTTTTATAGATACGGGAGCATTCATAGCACTTACCGATACCGATGATGCAAATCATCAATCAGCAAAAGATTTTTATAAAGATGCAGTAAAAAATGGAATACGTTTTGTTACGACAAACTTCGTTGTTTGTGAGACGCTCAACTATCTGAGAGCAAGGATTTCTCACAAGATAGCGGTGGCTTTCAGAGAGAATCTTAAAAAAAGTTCACATTTTGATACAGTAACGATTCTACCTCCTGTGGAAAATGAGTCCTTTGCAATTTTTAAAAGTTACAGCGACAAGGACTTCAGCTTTACCGATTGCACAAGTTTCGCTGTTATGAACTCGCTTAAGCTGACAAAGGCATTTGCCTTTGACAGGCATTTTGAACAGTTTGGCAAGTTTGAACGCTTACCCAAGATATAA